A genomic region of Synechococcus sp. NOUM97013 contains the following coding sequences:
- the galE gene encoding UDP-glucose 4-epimerase GalE produces MAKLLITGGAGFIGSHTCVVLLEAGYDLVVLDDFSNSSSRALDRVIALAGITPSESSAKRLVTVPGSINNSLVLEKVFREAIETGQPIEGVIHFAGLKAVGESVADPLRYWHVNVGGSISLINVMAAFSCHTLVFSSSATLYGYPDQVPIPETAPIQPINPYGHSKAAVERLLNDLAASAPGQWRIACLRYFNPVGAHASGRIGEDPLGIPNNLFPFVSQVAVGRRERLQIFGGDWSTPDGTCVRDYIHVMDLAEGHKAALDCLLTEAPQLLTLNLGSGRGISVLEVVNAFGQACGQPVPHTIVDRRPGDAAITVADPSEALRRLGWSTRRSLDDICRDGWAWQSANPAGYGQRG; encoded by the coding sequence ATGGCGAAGCTGCTCATCACTGGAGGTGCAGGATTCATCGGCAGCCACACCTGTGTGGTCTTGCTGGAAGCCGGTTATGACTTGGTCGTCTTGGACGACTTCAGCAACAGTTCAAGTCGAGCGCTTGATCGCGTCATTGCGCTCGCTGGGATCACCCCAAGTGAATCCAGCGCGAAACGGCTCGTGACCGTGCCAGGGTCCATCAACAACAGCCTTGTCCTCGAAAAAGTTTTCCGAGAAGCGATAGAGACAGGTCAACCCATTGAGGGCGTGATCCACTTCGCAGGGTTGAAGGCCGTGGGCGAATCCGTGGCTGATCCGCTGCGCTATTGGCACGTGAATGTGGGAGGCAGCATCAGCCTCATCAACGTGATGGCTGCATTCTCTTGTCACACCCTTGTCTTCAGCAGCAGCGCCACGCTCTATGGCTATCCCGATCAGGTTCCCATCCCTGAAACGGCTCCAATCCAGCCCATCAACCCCTATGGGCACAGCAAGGCAGCTGTTGAACGACTTTTAAATGACTTGGCAGCAAGCGCTCCCGGTCAATGGCGCATCGCCTGTCTGCGTTATTTCAACCCCGTCGGCGCCCATGCCAGCGGCCGGATCGGTGAAGACCCCCTAGGAATTCCGAACAACCTTTTCCCGTTTGTGAGCCAAGTGGCCGTGGGACGACGCGAGCGTCTTCAGATCTTTGGAGGCGACTGGTCCACCCCTGATGGCACCTGCGTGCGTGATTACATCCATGTGATGGATCTGGCGGAAGGGCACAAGGCGGCCCTCGACTGCCTGCTGACGGAAGCGCCCCAGTTGCTCACCCTCAACCTCGGCAGCGGCCGGGGCATCTCGGTGCTGGAGGTGGTGAACGCCTTCGGCCAAGCCTGCGGGCAACCAGTTCCCCACACGATCGTTGATCGCAGGCCAGGTGATGCCGCCATCACCGTCGCCGACCCATCAGAGGCACTGCGGCGACTGGGCTGGAGCACCCGGCGTTCCCTGGATGACATCTGCCGTGACGGCTGGGCCTGGCAATCCGCCAATCCAGCGGGCTATGGCCAGCGCGGATGA
- the selD gene encoding selenide, water dikinase SelD translates to MSGLLLAGGGHSHALLLRRWSMRPHKRPQGLITLVSRSSTALYSGMVPGLIAGLYQREQVEVDLRDLADQAGLALVIAEITGLDIAARYLQLRGRPDLPYDRLSLNLGAVTRTTPTKSDGLIPIKPLETTLAFLQQQDLAMTSPAVANTPFWVVGSGLAAVETVLALRQRWPERPLKLQAISDRLPTTFQRALRQAAIELVDQPNKQTPPQSQAEAGLLCTGSQAPAWLAESGLACCPSSGRLRTSDTLQVLGQTHVFAAGDCAVLDAHPRAPSGVWAVRAAVPLARNLEAALKGEPLQPWTPQRQALQLLGGFQNGQPTAWGLRGGHLFGPHPLLWRWKRSIDARFMAMFERNGGMDDAAEMACRGCAAKLPAAPLERALQQAGIGNLGAEPEDAAVLPVRTAGVMAPVLQSVDGFPALISDPWLNGRLTALHACSDLWACGALVTAAQAVITLPETAPDTQEMLLAQTLAGIRSALTPQGAQLIGGHTLESRDGTAPPPLSRAVQVILNVSGQPSHAPWPKAGLQAGDRLLLSRPLGTGVLFAAAMRGAVLPAALDTALDQMATSQHPLVEALQAHDSQRPGLVHAATDITGFGLLGHLGEMQRNRSLRVVLDGLAIPALPQALALLESGQASTLAPANRRAWAQLDDGSVDLNLSGIRSGSPRHQALLELLVDPQTCGPLLISVTKDIAKVLLNEDATAWTEIGWVTPR, encoded by the coding sequence ATGAGTGGTCTGTTGCTAGCGGGAGGAGGCCACAGCCACGCCCTGCTGCTGCGCCGCTGGTCCATGCGTCCCCACAAACGCCCCCAGGGCCTGATCACCCTGGTGAGCCGATCCAGCACGGCGCTGTATTCGGGCATGGTGCCGGGGCTGATCGCCGGTCTTTATCAACGGGAGCAAGTAGAAGTCGACCTCCGGGATCTGGCTGACCAGGCCGGGTTGGCACTGGTGATCGCAGAAATCACCGGACTCGACATCGCCGCCAGATACCTGCAGCTACGCGGACGTCCTGACCTGCCTTACGACCGGCTTAGCCTCAACCTGGGCGCCGTCACGCGAACCACACCGACCAAGTCTGATGGCCTGATACCCATCAAACCCCTGGAAACAACACTGGCATTCCTGCAGCAACAGGACCTCGCCATGACCTCTCCAGCGGTAGCGAACACACCCTTCTGGGTGGTGGGCAGTGGCCTGGCAGCAGTGGAAACGGTCCTGGCCCTGCGACAGCGCTGGCCGGAACGCCCTTTGAAACTCCAAGCCATCAGCGATCGCTTGCCAACAACGTTCCAGAGAGCGCTCCGCCAGGCCGCGATTGAACTGGTTGACCAACCCAACAAGCAAACGCCCCCGCAGAGCCAAGCAGAAGCGGGCCTGCTCTGCACCGGCAGCCAGGCGCCGGCTTGGCTTGCCGAGAGTGGACTGGCCTGCTGCCCCAGCAGTGGCCGCCTGCGCACAAGCGACACCCTTCAGGTGCTTGGACAGACCCATGTGTTCGCCGCAGGAGACTGCGCCGTACTGGACGCCCATCCCCGCGCGCCATCGGGGGTCTGGGCCGTCCGGGCCGCTGTGCCGCTTGCACGCAATCTGGAGGCGGCGCTCAAAGGTGAGCCGCTGCAGCCGTGGACGCCGCAGCGCCAGGCCCTGCAACTGCTGGGGGGCTTCCAAAACGGGCAGCCAACGGCGTGGGGCCTGCGGGGGGGCCATCTCTTCGGTCCCCACCCACTGCTGTGGCGCTGGAAACGCTCGATTGACGCCCGCTTCATGGCCATGTTCGAGCGCAACGGGGGAATGGATGACGCCGCGGAGATGGCCTGCCGGGGTTGTGCAGCCAAATTGCCTGCGGCGCCATTGGAGAGAGCCCTGCAACAGGCTGGGATCGGCAACCTCGGCGCTGAACCGGAAGATGCGGCGGTGTTGCCTGTGCGCACTGCCGGTGTCATGGCGCCTGTGCTGCAAAGCGTGGATGGGTTTCCCGCCCTGATCAGTGATCCCTGGCTGAACGGACGTCTCACAGCCCTGCACGCCTGCTCCGATCTATGGGCCTGCGGGGCTCTGGTCACGGCGGCGCAGGCCGTGATCACGCTTCCAGAAACCGCACCTGACACCCAGGAAATGCTGCTGGCGCAGACCCTGGCCGGCATTCGCTCAGCCCTCACGCCTCAAGGCGCCCAGCTGATCGGAGGACACACCCTGGAAAGCCGTGATGGCACTGCTCCCCCGCCACTCAGCCGGGCGGTGCAGGTGATCCTGAACGTGAGCGGGCAACCCAGCCATGCGCCCTGGCCCAAAGCGGGACTGCAGGCGGGAGACCGCTTGCTGCTCAGCCGCCCCCTGGGAACCGGCGTGCTGTTCGCCGCGGCCATGCGCGGCGCGGTCCTGCCCGCGGCTCTCGATACAGCCCTCGATCAGATGGCCACCAGTCAGCATCCATTGGTGGAGGCGCTGCAAGCCCACGACAGCCAGCGGCCTGGCTTGGTTCACGCCGCCACCGACATCACCGGCTTCGGACTGCTGGGCCATCTGGGAGAAATGCAGCGCAACCGATCGCTGCGCGTGGTGCTCGACGGCCTGGCCATTCCCGCTTTACCCCAAGCCCTCGCCTTGCTGGAGAGCGGTCAGGCCAGCACGTTGGCCCCTGCCAACCGGCGCGCCTGGGCGCAACTGGATGACGGCAGCGTCGATCTGAACCTGAGCGGGATCCGCAGCGGAAGCCCGCGGCACCAGGCCCTGCTGGAGCTGTTAGTGGATCCTCAGACCTGCGGGCCACTGCTGATCAGCGTTACGAAGGACATCGCCAAGGTCTTGCTGAACGAAGACGCCACCGCCTGGACGGAGATCGGCTGGGTGACACCGCGCTGA
- a CDS encoding UvrD-helicase domain-containing protein: MSFLAGLNDAQRRAVDHHEGPLLVVAGAGSGKTRALTHRIAHLIGEHGADPAQILAVTFTNKAAREMKERLELLLAQRLAQSQYGQPWSTLPPVEQRQLRSRIYREVTKELWIGTFHALFARMLRYDVDKFKDAEGLTWTKQFSIYDEADAQSLVKEIVTQELQLDPKRFEPKKVRWAISNAKNQGWLPEQLEANAEGQRGKLTADVYRRYRKALAANNALDFDDLLLLPVQLLQQNEQVRGYWHRRFAHVLVDEYQDTNRTQYELIKLLVTDGKDPQHYDNWSGRSVFVVGDADQSIYSFRAADFTILMGFQDDFGDQAPDDATRTMVKLEENYRSTATILEAANALIANNSERIDKVLRPTRGEGELISLTRCDDEIAEAEAVVHRLRMMEAANPELSWGDMACLYRTNAQSRAIEESLVRWRIPYVVVGGLRFYDRREIKDVLGYLRLLINPADTVSLLRVINVPKRGIGKTTIQRLTDAANQLGIPLWDVVCDPEAVRSLGGRSAKGLLQFCELINGLREGLHDTPPSELIQQVMEKSGYVSELITEGTDEAEERRRNLQELVNAGLQYQEENDEGDLEGFLASAALASDADSKDTAADRVTLMTLHSSKGLEFPVVCLVGMEQGLFPSYRSLDDPASLEEERRLCYVGITRAKERLFLSHASERRLWGGMREPAVPSVFLSELPEALVQGDIPRSGGAAIRREQRLERLTRIDRDQPNSSAGAPANAVRRRQAGPAPGKSWAVGDRVMHSNFGEGQVTHTFGSGEKVSIAVKFAGMGPKILDPRLAPIEPLDS; encoded by the coding sequence ATGAGCTTTCTTGCCGGTCTCAACGACGCCCAGCGCCGGGCGGTGGATCACCATGAAGGGCCGTTGCTGGTGGTGGCGGGGGCTGGAAGTGGCAAGACCCGAGCTCTCACCCATCGCATCGCCCATCTGATTGGTGAGCACGGTGCAGATCCCGCACAGATTTTGGCGGTGACCTTCACCAATAAGGCTGCGCGCGAGATGAAGGAGCGGCTGGAACTGCTTCTGGCTCAGCGGCTGGCGCAGAGTCAGTACGGCCAGCCCTGGAGCACCCTGCCGCCCGTGGAGCAGCGGCAGTTGCGATCGCGCATCTATCGGGAAGTCACCAAAGAGCTTTGGATCGGCACCTTTCACGCGTTGTTTGCGCGAATGCTCCGCTACGACGTCGACAAGTTCAAGGATGCCGAAGGCCTGACCTGGACCAAGCAATTTTCGATCTACGACGAGGCCGATGCCCAGAGCCTCGTGAAGGAGATCGTCACCCAGGAACTCCAACTCGATCCCAAGCGGTTTGAGCCCAAGAAGGTGCGCTGGGCCATCAGCAACGCCAAAAACCAGGGCTGGTTGCCGGAGCAGCTGGAGGCGAATGCGGAGGGGCAACGCGGCAAGCTCACCGCCGATGTCTATCGCCGTTATCGCAAGGCGCTGGCCGCCAATAACGCTCTCGATTTTGATGATCTGCTACTGCTGCCGGTGCAGTTGCTGCAGCAGAACGAACAGGTGCGTGGCTACTGGCACCGCCGATTCGCGCACGTGTTGGTGGATGAATACCAAGACACCAACCGCACTCAGTACGAGCTGATCAAGCTGCTGGTGACCGATGGCAAGGATCCCCAGCACTACGACAACTGGTCAGGCCGTTCGGTGTTTGTGGTGGGCGATGCCGACCAGAGCATCTACAGCTTCCGGGCCGCCGACTTCACGATCCTGATGGGTTTTCAGGACGACTTCGGGGACCAAGCCCCCGACGACGCCACCCGCACCATGGTGAAGCTGGAGGAGAACTACCGCTCCACCGCCACGATTTTGGAGGCGGCTAACGCGTTGATCGCCAACAACAGTGAGCGGATCGACAAGGTGTTGCGCCCCACCCGCGGTGAGGGTGAACTGATCTCTCTGACGCGGTGTGACGACGAAATCGCGGAAGCCGAAGCCGTGGTGCACAGGCTGCGGATGATGGAAGCCGCCAACCCTGAGCTGAGCTGGGGGGATATGGCGTGCTTGTACCGCACCAATGCCCAGTCACGTGCGATTGAGGAGTCCCTGGTGCGTTGGCGTATCCCTTACGTCGTGGTGGGTGGTCTGCGCTTTTACGACCGGCGTGAGATCAAGGATGTGCTCGGCTATTTGCGTCTGCTGATCAATCCCGCCGACACCGTCAGCCTGTTGCGCGTGATCAATGTGCCCAAGCGGGGCATCGGCAAGACCACCATTCAGCGGCTCACTGATGCTGCCAATCAATTGGGGATTCCGCTCTGGGATGTGGTGTGCGATCCGGAAGCGGTGCGTTCTCTTGGAGGACGTTCCGCCAAAGGTCTGCTGCAGTTCTGTGAACTGATCAACGGTCTGCGGGAGGGGCTGCATGACACGCCGCCTTCCGAGCTGATCCAGCAGGTGATGGAGAAGAGCGGTTACGTCAGTGAGTTGATCACCGAAGGCACGGATGAGGCCGAGGAGCGGCGTCGCAACCTGCAGGAGCTGGTCAACGCCGGTTTGCAGTACCAGGAGGAGAACGATGAGGGAGACCTGGAAGGGTTTCTAGCCTCGGCGGCGCTCGCCAGTGATGCCGACAGCAAAGACACCGCTGCTGATCGCGTCACCCTGATGACTCTGCACAGCAGCAAGGGTCTGGAGTTCCCGGTGGTCTGTTTGGTGGGGATGGAGCAGGGACTGTTCCCCAGTTATCGCTCCCTGGATGATCCGGCCTCGCTGGAGGAGGAGCGCCGCCTCTGTTATGTAGGCATCACCAGGGCCAAAGAGCGTCTGTTCCTCTCCCATGCCAGTGAACGGCGTCTCTGGGGCGGGATGCGTGAACCAGCTGTGCCCAGCGTGTTCCTGTCAGAACTGCCGGAAGCCTTGGTGCAGGGCGATATTCCTCGCTCCGGAGGCGCCGCGATTCGCCGTGAGCAGCGCCTTGAGCGACTCACCCGCATTGATCGCGATCAACCCAATTCGTCTGCAGGGGCGCCGGCGAATGCCGTGCGTCGCCGCCAGGCCGGTCCGGCCCCCGGCAAGAGCTGGGCCGTGGGTGATCGGGTGATGCACAGCAATTTCGGGGAGGGTCAAGTCACCCACACTTTTGGGAGTGGCGAAAAGGTGTCGATTGCTGTGAAATTCGCCGGCATGGGGCCCAAGATCCTGGATCCGCGTCTGGCTCCGATTGAGCCCCTCGACAGCTGA
- a CDS encoding SIS domain-containing protein, whose amino-acid sequence MSALTRCLQEEAAAIAAAAERLSSEQVEGALTLLERCADRKAKLVITGVGKSGIVARKIAATFSSIGLMALFLNPLDALHGDLGVVAPDDVCLLLSNSGETSELLAILPHLTRRGTARIALVGRADSSLAHGSDVVLEASVDREVCPLNLAPTASTAVAMAIGDALAAVWMERRGISPADFALNHPAGSLGKQLTMTVADLMVPAAHLQAIHPQTPLPDVISTLTQGAIGSSWVENPASPGQLLGLITDGDLRRALRAHGPERWPTLTANELMTPDPITIQADLLAVEAIQRMEHNRRKPISVLPVVDDNGQLHGLLRLHDLVQAGLA is encoded by the coding sequence GTGTCCGCACTCACCCGCTGCCTGCAGGAGGAAGCGGCCGCCATTGCCGCGGCGGCGGAACGACTCAGCAGCGAGCAGGTAGAGGGAGCCCTGACCCTGCTTGAACGTTGTGCTGACCGCAAAGCCAAGCTGGTGATCACGGGGGTGGGCAAGAGCGGCATCGTGGCCCGCAAGATCGCCGCCACCTTTTCGTCCATCGGCCTGATGGCCCTGTTTCTGAACCCCCTGGATGCACTGCACGGCGACCTGGGCGTTGTGGCCCCCGACGATGTCTGCCTGCTGCTCTCCAACAGCGGCGAAACCAGCGAACTGCTGGCCATCCTTCCCCACCTCACACGCCGCGGAACCGCCCGGATCGCCTTGGTCGGCCGCGCCGATTCCTCGCTCGCCCATGGCAGTGACGTGGTGCTGGAAGCCTCCGTTGACCGCGAGGTCTGCCCGCTCAACCTGGCGCCGACAGCGAGTACGGCTGTGGCCATGGCCATTGGTGATGCACTGGCAGCCGTCTGGATGGAACGGCGAGGCATCTCTCCGGCCGATTTCGCCCTGAATCATCCGGCGGGCTCCCTTGGCAAGCAGCTGACGATGACCGTGGCCGACCTGATGGTTCCAGCGGCCCACCTGCAAGCGATCCACCCGCAAACCCCTCTACCGGATGTGATCAGCACCCTCACCCAGGGTGCCATCGGCAGCAGCTGGGTTGAAAACCCAGCCAGTCCTGGTCAGTTGCTGGGTCTGATCACCGATGGAGATCTGCGCCGGGCGCTCCGTGCACACGGCCCTGAGCGCTGGCCAACGCTGACGGCGAACGAGTTAATGACTCCAGACCCGATCACCATCCAGGCCGACCTGTTGGCTGTTGAGGCCATCCAACGCATGGAACACAACCGACGCAAACCGATCTCCGTCCTGCCAGTGGTGGATGACAACGGACAACTCCATGGGTTGCTGCGCCTGCATGATCTCGTCCAAGCCGGGCTGGCCTAA
- a CDS encoding O-antigen ligase — MKSAWVDLLLPLSLLGLVWERSGNPAGMVWILAIWCGLKFLRWLPAQPVYGVLIGVLVVILSAVIHPVSGSAPTDLLLVLLAFAAGLQQTKDQWRIGLWLVLATVLVSLPFVEFDRYNSNLDAIPWSVVRDALPQEAVRIQKITLNRSGYLYGLFALVGYGLFRAEVRPWLARTAAVVGLLSVVLALGTASRAAVVFPIAVLIVSELCWRYRHWVAQRARSLSVLVVLFSLVFNLVLYWPSSPVAAGDPADVGRAKIAQCFVGQAVRSLPDLVTGQGYDRVSDHCAARVFLPGRSKGIPHAHNVFLHALADQGLVTLLLMVIALAVTLQRLLVGLVGDAGPLCFTGLACALFILASSLVESTLLKTSLQQVVSGYLLAIAWVVSPAPTQENSRTISP; from the coding sequence TTGAAATCTGCTTGGGTAGATCTCCTGCTTCCGCTCTCGCTGCTGGGGTTGGTTTGGGAGCGCAGTGGCAACCCAGCCGGGATGGTCTGGATCCTGGCGATCTGGTGTGGCCTCAAGTTTCTGCGATGGCTCCCTGCGCAACCGGTGTATGGCGTGCTGATCGGCGTGCTCGTCGTGATTCTCAGCGCGGTGATTCATCCCGTGAGCGGATCGGCGCCCACAGATCTGCTGCTGGTGTTGCTGGCTTTCGCAGCGGGTCTTCAGCAAACCAAGGATCAGTGGCGGATCGGGCTGTGGCTGGTGCTGGCAACGGTGCTTGTTTCGCTGCCGTTCGTGGAGTTTGATCGATACAACAGCAATCTCGATGCCATCCCCTGGTCAGTGGTGCGTGATGCCCTGCCTCAGGAAGCCGTTCGAATCCAGAAGATCACCCTTAATCGCTCCGGGTATCTCTACGGGCTTTTCGCCTTGGTCGGTTACGGACTCTTTCGCGCCGAGGTCCGGCCTTGGCTCGCTCGGACGGCTGCGGTGGTCGGCTTGCTCAGTGTTGTCTTGGCGCTGGGGACTGCATCGCGTGCCGCGGTTGTGTTTCCGATCGCAGTCCTGATCGTGAGCGAACTGTGCTGGCGCTATCGCCATTGGGTGGCTCAGCGAGCGCGGTCCCTGTCAGTTTTGGTGGTGTTGTTTTCGTTGGTCTTCAACCTTGTTCTGTATTGGCCTTCCAGCCCTGTCGCAGCTGGTGATCCGGCCGATGTGGGTCGAGCCAAGATCGCGCAGTGTTTCGTCGGGCAGGCCGTGCGCTCCTTGCCAGATTTGGTGACTGGACAGGGCTATGACCGGGTGTCCGATCACTGTGCGGCCAGGGTGTTTCTTCCCGGTCGCAGCAAGGGCATTCCCCATGCCCACAACGTCTTTTTGCATGCGCTGGCCGACCAGGGCTTGGTGACCTTGCTGCTGATGGTGATTGCTCTGGCTGTGACGTTGCAGCGGTTGTTGGTGGGCCTGGTCGGTGATGCCGGACCCCTTTGCTTCACAGGCCTGGCCTGTGCCCTCTTCATCTTGGCCTCCTCTCTGGTGGAGTCGACGCTGCTTAAAACATCTCTGCAGCAGGTGGTCAGCGGCTATCTGCTGGCCATCGCCTGGGTGGTTTCACCGGCGCCGACGCAGGAGAACTCCCGTACCATCAGCCCATGA
- a CDS encoding HAD family hydrolase, which yields MRRLLREWRWQRLKSPLAELKLLVLDVDGVLTDGGLWLDAEGRLQKRFDVRDGLGLKLLQEQGIQLAFLSGGHGGATDVRARQLGIDHCLVGIKDKPPALKALQERVGVTPQHTGYLGDDLNDLAVRRSVQLLIAPRDGCRPLRRQADAVLNRKGGHGAVRELAERILKARGDWRGLAQQGWRDRND from the coding sequence ATGCGACGACTGCTGCGTGAATGGCGTTGGCAACGACTGAAATCTCCCCTGGCCGAGCTCAAGCTTCTGGTGCTGGATGTGGATGGCGTGCTGACGGATGGGGGCCTCTGGCTGGATGCGGAAGGCCGGCTGCAGAAACGCTTTGATGTTCGCGACGGCCTGGGTCTGAAACTGCTGCAGGAGCAAGGGATCCAACTGGCCTTTCTCAGCGGTGGCCATGGCGGCGCCACGGACGTGCGAGCACGCCAACTGGGAATTGACCACTGCCTGGTGGGAATCAAGGACAAACCACCCGCACTGAAAGCCCTGCAAGAGCGTGTGGGAGTGACACCGCAACACACCGGTTATCTGGGCGATGACCTAAACGATCTTGCCGTCCGCCGCAGTGTGCAGCTGCTGATCGCGCCGCGGGATGGCTGCAGGCCGCTGCGTCGACAAGCCGATGCCGTGCTGAATCGCAAGGGAGGCCATGGCGCTGTGCGCGAACTGGCCGAGCGAATCCTCAAAGCCCGTGGAGACTGGCGGGGCCTGGCACAGCAGGGCTGGCGCGACCGCAACGACTGA